The DNA sequence GAGCCCAACAACAAAGCCGGCAACTGTTGTTACCAATGTTTGATACACATTTTGTGTAATCATAGTCAGATCAACTGTATTTCCTGAACTTGCCATTTCATAAAAGGCTTGAATAATTCCAACAATGGTTCCTAAAATCCCAATCATTGGGGCTGCCCCCACGACAGTAGCCAATATTGGAAGTCGTCTTTCCAATCTGGAAATTTCATGATTGCCAACATTTTCAATAGCCGTTGTTACATCGGCCAGCGATCGTCCAATTCTGGAAATACCTTTTTCAATCATCCGTGATGTTGGAGTATTCTCTTTGCGACACAAATGAAATGCGGAATCAATTTTTCCATCCAGAATATGTTTCCGAAGATTCTTCATCAGCTTTGAGTTAACCCTTCCAGCC is a window from the Aquipluma nitroreducens genome containing:
- a CDS encoding MotA/TolQ/ExbB proton channel family protein translates to MLNLILLQVGTNLAEASKPITTAVRHDGLMKELIQTAFKSGLVMIPLLVLTLVAIFIFFERYIVIYRAGRVNSKLMKNLRKHILDGKIDSAFHLCRKENTPTSRMIEKGISRIGRSLADVTTAIENVGNHEISRLERRLPILATVVGAAPMIGILGTIVGIIQAFYEMASSGNTVDLTMITQNVYQTLVTTVAGFVVGLIAYLAYNILVASVKGAISNIKSVTIEFMDMLNEQPEYSSLKV